A section of the Pimelobacter simplex genome encodes:
- a CDS encoding LuxR family transcriptional regulator, whose amino-acid sequence MAGYRPEDRELFEEEAIGLYELILAEGGLAADDERLADGTPQRRAFDLLVELGLLQLDGTRQTWRPLEPSNAQARVVTPLGNEGARLLQESAHWASAFTHLAQSWRRSPAANESGPFLYLHGEAINPYLTTLVTEAQEELLTAQPQATRSAKTVAEAAVRDVAALKRGLTMRTLYQHSARRHPATHTYVATVTEHGAEVRTLDEFFNRMIVVDRQVALIPAADSLATAVVVREPAIVAYLVDVFERAFARGRPFASGEQRVRKEIASEQRAMTIRMLIEGHADAVSAKRLGVSPRTYAGYVAELKEEYDAETRFQLGYTMAKLGIAGQENQDTAQE is encoded by the coding sequence ATGGCCGGCTACCGCCCCGAGGATCGGGAGCTCTTCGAGGAAGAGGCGATCGGCCTCTACGAGCTGATCCTGGCCGAGGGCGGGCTGGCCGCGGACGACGAGCGCCTCGCCGACGGTACGCCGCAGCGCCGGGCCTTCGACCTGCTCGTCGAGCTGGGTCTGCTCCAGCTCGACGGCACCCGGCAGACCTGGCGACCGCTCGAGCCGAGCAACGCCCAGGCGCGGGTGGTGACGCCGTTGGGCAACGAGGGGGCGCGGCTGCTGCAGGAGTCGGCGCACTGGGCGTCGGCGTTCACCCACCTCGCACAGAGCTGGCGCCGCTCGCCGGCGGCCAACGAGTCAGGGCCCTTCCTCTACCTGCATGGCGAGGCGATCAACCCCTACCTCACCACGCTCGTCACCGAGGCCCAGGAGGAGCTGCTCACCGCGCAGCCCCAGGCCACCCGCAGCGCCAAGACCGTCGCCGAGGCGGCGGTGCGCGACGTGGCCGCGCTCAAGCGGGGTCTCACGATGCGCACGCTCTACCAGCACAGCGCCCGGCGCCACCCCGCCACCCACACGTACGTCGCCACGGTCACCGAGCACGGTGCGGAGGTGCGCACGCTCGACGAGTTCTTCAACCGGATGATCGTCGTCGACCGCCAGGTCGCGCTCATCCCGGCCGCCGACAGCCTGGCCACGGCGGTCGTCGTACGGGAGCCGGCGATCGTGGCCTACCTGGTCGACGTCTTCGAGCGGGCGTTCGCGCGCGGCCGGCCGTTCGCGAGCGGCGAGCAGCGGGTGCGCAAGGAGATCGCCTCGGAGCAGCGGGCGATGACGATCCGGATGCTCATCGAGGGGCACGCCGACGCGGTGAGCGCCAAGCGGCTGGGCGTCAGTCCGCGGACGTACGCCGGATACGTGGCCGAGCTCAAGGAGGAGTACGACGCGGAGACGCGTTTCCAGCTGGGCTACACGATGGCGAAGCTCGGTATCGCCGGCCAGGAGAACCAGGACACGGCGCAGGAGTGA
- a CDS encoding RNA polymerase sigma factor gives MRQPFEQVVAQHGPTVLRVCRVLLGPHDAEDAWSETFVAALRAYPGLPDDANVEAWLVTIAHRKAIDVLRAAQRRPLPVDEVPERAGDPGPPAPDDDLWAAVRALPPKQRQAVAYHYVAGLPYAEIAAILGGTTDAARRAAADGIKNLRTTYPGLLTEGARS, from the coding sequence GTGAGGCAGCCGTTCGAGCAGGTGGTCGCCCAGCACGGGCCGACCGTGCTGCGCGTGTGCCGCGTGCTCCTCGGTCCGCACGACGCCGAGGACGCCTGGTCAGAGACCTTCGTCGCCGCCCTGCGCGCCTACCCCGGGCTCCCCGACGACGCCAACGTCGAGGCCTGGCTGGTGACCATCGCGCACCGCAAGGCGATCGACGTCCTGCGCGCCGCCCAGCGGCGTCCGCTGCCCGTCGACGAGGTCCCCGAGCGCGCCGGCGATCCCGGACCGCCGGCGCCGGACGACGACCTCTGGGCCGCGGTCCGCGCGCTCCCGCCCAAGCAACGCCAGGCCGTGGCGTACCACTACGTCGCCGGCCTCCCGTACGCCGAGATCGCCGCGATCCTGGGCGGCACGACCGACGCCGCCCGTCGCGCCGCGGCCGACGGCATCAAGAACCTCCGCACGACCTACCCGGGCCTGCTCACGGAAGGAGCCCGCTCATGA
- a CDS encoding TetR/AcrR family transcriptional regulator, whose translation MPPRSAESTRRRLLEAGVEALQEIDAAALVGAIGTREIARRAGVSPATLFHHFGSVEQYAAALIDRIYGVEEKSAEEVAARTAATYDPATKSVATADYYAHDFARLLDDAENRLRVGLCAFGGEQATSAYTAHVRTHDAAVVAAITDFLGRWQREMCPPFSVAEYVGAYTGLLNDAVFRKAADPTSSVEGSFVKQASAISMAMVRVPGDPRDLDDRMAELRLVRPAPPQAGRRAEQTRELAMHAVREQLKHTSYDELSVATVARRAHLSPATVYAHFKGKASMVVATLLADAAGAAAEAPASIDGVADFLADHLAYLKPYLGSLATSEPTADDPLLAAVTACVRGHAEDAEGLARTTLLVLVSRLVSHPGEGAAGALRHLQHVGALDRGDRGVSGPRSGSA comes from the coding sequence ATGCCCCCGCGCAGCGCCGAGTCCACGCGCCGCCGGCTGTTGGAGGCCGGGGTCGAGGCGCTCCAGGAGATCGATGCGGCCGCGCTCGTCGGGGCGATCGGCACCCGCGAGATCGCCCGGCGGGCGGGGGTCAGCCCGGCGACCCTCTTCCACCACTTCGGGTCCGTGGAGCAGTACGCCGCCGCGCTGATCGACCGGATCTACGGCGTGGAGGAGAAGTCCGCCGAGGAGGTCGCCGCACGCACCGCGGCGACGTACGACCCGGCGACGAAGTCCGTCGCGACCGCCGACTACTACGCCCACGACTTCGCCCGGCTGCTCGACGACGCCGAGAACCGGCTCCGCGTCGGGCTCTGTGCCTTCGGGGGCGAGCAGGCGACGTCCGCCTACACCGCTCACGTCCGCACCCACGACGCCGCGGTCGTCGCGGCCATCACCGACTTCCTCGGCCGCTGGCAGCGGGAGATGTGCCCGCCCTTCTCGGTGGCCGAGTACGTCGGCGCCTACACCGGTCTGCTGAACGACGCGGTGTTCCGCAAGGCCGCCGACCCGACCTCATCCGTCGAGGGCTCGTTCGTGAAGCAGGCGTCCGCGATCTCGATGGCGATGGTGCGGGTGCCCGGCGACCCCCGCGACCTGGACGACCGGATGGCGGAGCTGCGGCTCGTCCGCCCGGCACCGCCCCAGGCCGGCCGCCGCGCCGAGCAGACCCGGGAGCTGGCGATGCACGCGGTGCGCGAGCAGCTCAAGCACACGTCGTACGACGAGCTGTCCGTCGCCACGGTCGCCCGCCGGGCCCACCTGAGCCCGGCCACCGTCTACGCGCACTTCAAGGGCAAGGCCTCGATGGTCGTGGCGACGCTGCTCGCCGACGCCGCCGGTGCGGCGGCCGAGGCGCCCGCGTCGATCGACGGAGTGGCGGACTTCCTGGCGGACCACCTCGCCTACCTCAAGCCCTACCTCGGGTCACTCGCGACGTCCGAGCCGACGGCCGACGACCCGTTGCTCGCGGCGGTGACCGCGTGCGTCCGCGGCCACGCCGAGGACGCCGAAGGGCTGGCGCGCACGACGCTGCTGGTGCTGGTCTCGCGCCTGGTGTCGCACCCGGGCGAGGGAGCCGCAGGGGCCCTGCGCCACCTCCAGCACGTGGGCGCGCTCGACCGTGGCGACCGCGGAGTCAGCGGACCCAGATCCGGTAGCGCTTGA
- a CDS encoding helix-turn-helix domain-containing protein — protein MASSPHLRELGEFLKVRRAQLTPAQVGLPEHGHTRRRVTGLRREEVAQLAAISTDYYLRIEQGRLAPSPPVLAALARELRLDADQTAYAEGLVAQAGRRAPVRRRAPRPQVHQHLVRLMDQLDGTPAMVFGPRLDILAWNDLAAALLLDFGQVPERERNYIRMVFTDPEMKAVYPDWEDVARTCVEVLRMEAGTHPADPVLTALVGELSIADEHFRRWWAEHRVAHQDFGSKRIAHPVVGELVLDWDTFRYAGAPDQQLVLWSAEPGTPSADRLRELARRV, from the coding sequence ATGGCCAGCTCACCCCACCTGCGCGAGCTCGGCGAGTTCCTGAAGGTACGACGCGCGCAGCTCACCCCCGCCCAGGTGGGGCTGCCGGAGCACGGCCACACCCGCCGCCGGGTGACCGGGCTGCGGCGCGAGGAGGTCGCCCAGCTGGCAGCGATCAGCACCGACTACTACCTGCGCATCGAGCAGGGCCGGCTCGCCCCGTCCCCGCCGGTGCTCGCTGCGCTGGCCCGGGAGCTGCGGCTCGACGCCGACCAGACGGCGTACGCCGAAGGGCTCGTCGCCCAGGCCGGCCGACGGGCTCCGGTACGACGTCGCGCGCCGCGCCCCCAGGTGCACCAGCACCTCGTCCGGTTGATGGATCAGCTCGACGGTACCCCTGCGATGGTCTTCGGCCCGCGCCTCGACATCCTCGCGTGGAACGACCTGGCGGCCGCGCTGCTGCTGGACTTCGGCCAGGTGCCGGAGCGCGAGCGCAACTACATCCGCATGGTGTTCACCGATCCTGAGATGAAGGCGGTCTATCCCGACTGGGAGGACGTCGCCCGGACGTGTGTCGAGGTGCTGCGGATGGAGGCCGGCACCCACCCGGCCGACCCGGTGCTGACGGCGCTGGTGGGCGAGCTGTCGATCGCCGACGAGCACTTCCGCCGCTGGTGGGCCGAGCACCGGGTGGCCCACCAGGACTTCGGCAGCAAGCGGATCGCCCACCCCGTCGTGGGCGAGCTGGTCCTCGACTGGGACACCTTCCGCTACGCCGGCGCCCCGGACCAGCAGCTCGTGCTGTGGTCGGCGGAGCCGGGCACCCCGTCCGCGGACCGCCTGCGCGAGCTCGCCCGCCGGGTCTGA
- a CDS encoding LLM class flavin-dependent oxidoreductase, which yields MSNRPAGRRPGVEAEVLRGPFDPGGQPFVERKNHLHLSLFAWNVRNGLSASKAVLSDPSRHRDVWEWPSSSTLLRETERAGFDSQLQYGMWSGYGGATGWNDAQLDWATAATGSAVITDRLGIYTTVHTGYGFHPLLVGKITSSIDHMSRGRLGVNIVAGSNAADYAQFGLDGPPSQEVRYAIADEFTTALKLLWTSGEPVDFEGEYFQMYGAQVVPRATSKPRPLLITAAGSDIGLDYAARQCDAVFITAKDNHVEGYRARAQKIRAMFDERGRKVRIAVMCYVVMDESDAAAAETVEWMTEEIDHEALRTWLVRAGHVLNSEKAVITEGSFGDGRDERLDEDRYLGIGKDWYESLGMGMGAYQLFGSYDTVADQLVDLYEAGVDQVALCFFDPHKGVQQVRDQILPRLRARGYNQNLV from the coding sequence ATGAGCAACCGTCCCGCCGGAAGGCGTCCCGGAGTCGAGGCCGAGGTGCTCCGTGGACCGTTCGACCCGGGCGGCCAGCCGTTCGTCGAGCGCAAGAACCACCTCCACCTCTCGCTGTTCGCGTGGAACGTCCGCAACGGGCTCTCCGCGTCCAAGGCCGTCCTGTCCGACCCGTCGCGGCACCGCGACGTCTGGGAGTGGCCGTCGTCCTCGACGCTGCTCCGGGAGACCGAGCGCGCCGGCTTCGACAGCCAGCTGCAGTACGGCATGTGGAGCGGGTACGGCGGCGCGACCGGCTGGAACGACGCGCAGCTCGACTGGGCGACCGCGGCGACCGGCTCGGCCGTGATCACCGACCGGCTCGGGATCTACACGACCGTGCACACCGGCTACGGCTTCCACCCGCTCCTGGTCGGGAAGATCACCTCGAGCATCGACCACATGTCGCGGGGCCGCCTCGGCGTCAACATCGTCGCGGGCTCCAACGCGGCCGACTACGCCCAGTTCGGTCTCGACGGGCCGCCGTCGCAGGAGGTCCGCTACGCGATCGCCGACGAGTTCACGACCGCGCTCAAGCTGCTCTGGACCTCCGGGGAACCGGTGGACTTCGAGGGCGAGTACTTCCAGATGTACGGCGCGCAGGTGGTCCCGCGCGCCACCAGCAAGCCTCGGCCGCTGCTGATCACCGCTGCCGGGTCCGACATCGGGCTCGACTACGCAGCACGCCAGTGCGACGCCGTGTTCATCACTGCCAAGGACAACCACGTCGAGGGCTACCGGGCGCGCGCGCAGAAGATCCGGGCGATGTTCGACGAGCGCGGTCGCAAGGTCCGCATCGCCGTCATGTGCTACGTCGTGATGGACGAGTCCGATGCCGCTGCGGCCGAGACGGTCGAGTGGATGACGGAGGAGATCGACCACGAGGCGCTGCGGACCTGGCTGGTCCGCGCGGGGCACGTGCTCAACAGCGAGAAGGCCGTGATCACGGAGGGCTCGTTCGGCGACGGCCGCGACGAGCGTCTCGACGAGGACCGCTACCTGGGCATCGGCAAGGACTGGTACGAGTCGCTCGGCATGGGCATGGGTGCCTACCAGCTCTTCGGTTCCTACGACACCGTCGCCGACCAGCTGGTCGACCTCTACGAGGCCGGCGTCGACCAGGTCGCGCTCTGCTTCTTCGACCCGCACAAGGGCGTGCAGCAGGTGCGCGACCAGATCCTGCCGCGGCTACGGGCACGCGGCTACAACCAGAACCTCGTCTGA
- a CDS encoding alpha/beta hydrolase, which translates to MTTNTPSDVRIPTNGLQLAGHLYLPATTDSPVPAIVVGHPTTGVKEQSPALYAERLVAEGFAVLTFDAAYQGESEGLPRGLEDPFQRAEDFRAAVSFLSTRAEVDAERVGAMGICGSGAYVTYAAQTDHRMKAVAAVSGTDVPSFFRGGDAEAWNQMVAASGALRSAEAAGEPAATFPVLPDAGTPDLPAPVAEFVDYYKTPRGHHPRATGEMVTRSADLLDQYDSFADVAKIAPRPLLMIAGTEAATRGFSEQAVDTSPGNAELHLVEGATHVDLYDRKVDEAAVKLVAFFRENLG; encoded by the coding sequence ATGACCACCAACACCCCGTCCGACGTCCGCATCCCGACCAACGGCCTGCAGCTCGCCGGCCACCTCTACCTCCCGGCCACCACCGACAGCCCGGTGCCCGCGATCGTCGTCGGCCACCCCACCACCGGCGTCAAGGAGCAGTCCCCCGCGCTGTACGCCGAGCGCCTGGTCGCCGAGGGCTTCGCCGTGCTCACCTTCGACGCCGCCTACCAGGGCGAGTCCGAGGGCCTGCCCCGCGGGCTCGAGGACCCGTTCCAGCGGGCCGAGGACTTCCGCGCTGCCGTGTCCTTCCTGTCCACCCGAGCCGAGGTCGACGCCGAGCGGGTCGGTGCCATGGGCATCTGCGGCTCGGGCGCCTACGTCACCTATGCCGCGCAGACCGACCACCGGATGAAGGCGGTCGCCGCCGTCTCCGGCACCGACGTCCCCAGCTTCTTCCGCGGTGGCGACGCCGAGGCCTGGAACCAGATGGTCGCCGCTTCCGGTGCCCTCCGCAGCGCCGAGGCCGCCGGCGAGCCCGCCGCCACCTTCCCGGTCCTCCCGGACGCCGGGACGCCCGACCTGCCCGCACCGGTCGCCGAGTTCGTCGACTACTACAAGACCCCCCGCGGCCACCACCCCCGCGCCACCGGCGAGATGGTCACCCGCAGCGCCGACCTGCTCGACCAGTACGACTCCTTCGCCGACGTCGCCAAGATCGCGCCGCGCCCGCTGCTCATGATCGCCGGCACCGAGGCGGCCACCCGCGGGTTCTCCGAGCAGGCCGTCGACACCAGCCCCGGCAACGCCGAGCTCCACCTCGTCGAGGGCGCCACCCACGTCGACCTCTACGACCGCAAGGTCGACGAGGCCGCGGTCAAGCTCGTCGCGTTCTTCCGCGAGAACCTCGGCTGA
- a CDS encoding methylated-DNA--[protein]-cysteine S-methyltransferase, with the protein MNDLSHLASSPEDAGVLARLQRRLAADAAAEGLLDLAYTTVDSPVGPLLLAATPRGLVRVAYASEDHDQVLDTLAHRLSPRILRAPDRLDPVARELEEYFAGRRRTFDVDLDLSLSHGFRSLVQRHLPEIGYGETRSYGQVAALVGNPKAVRAVGTACATNPLPVVVPCHRVLRADGSLGGYIGGADAKTTLLRLEAAA; encoded by the coding sequence ATGAACGACCTCTCCCACCTCGCGTCGTCGCCCGAGGACGCCGGCGTCCTCGCCCGGCTGCAGCGGCGACTGGCCGCGGACGCCGCGGCCGAGGGCCTGCTCGACCTCGCCTACACGACCGTCGACTCCCCCGTCGGCCCGCTCCTGCTCGCCGCCACCCCGCGCGGACTGGTCCGCGTCGCCTACGCCAGCGAGGACCACGACCAGGTCCTCGACACCCTCGCCCACCGGCTCTCGCCGCGGATCCTGCGCGCACCCGACCGCCTCGACCCCGTGGCCCGGGAGCTGGAGGAGTACTTCGCCGGGCGGCGCCGTACCTTCGACGTGGACCTCGACCTGTCGCTCTCGCACGGCTTCCGGAGCCTCGTGCAGCGCCACCTGCCCGAGATCGGGTACGGCGAGACGCGCAGCTACGGCCAGGTCGCCGCGCTCGTCGGCAACCCCAAGGCCGTGCGCGCCGTGGGCACCGCGTGCGCGACCAACCCGCTGCCGGTCGTCGTACCGTGCCACCGGGTGCTGCGCGCCGACGGCAGCCTCGGCGGCTACATCGGCGGCGCCGACGCGAAGACCACGCTGCTGCGCCTGGAGGCGGCCGCGTGA
- a CDS encoding DUF11 domain-containing protein — protein sequence MFASTPRSHRVRLAGLAALATATSALGILGTAPASHADPAADPAPTVLGLGAFEMSPAPGSCAAVVTLEGGNGGTAVSGGNDDPDAPDDDPLQVGGGQGARVQFRIPLAPTDVLTGVVGRGGSGGGVGGASGDDAGGNGGPGGHTGGGGGGYTSFVLNGTTIALAGGGGGSGGGHNPDAGGGGHAGVIEGAGAWAGQEGAAGNDAVANTPGAPGAGGGGGTTAPGAGGVHATDTANNGAPGVGRNGGNGGGPNGADQGGGGGAGYYGGGGGATTIGDVNGANGLIIGGGGGGGSSFFANAQGAVYIDQPTGGSLAENTPSRNGTGEIAWEPCDYDLSVTKTAAAEVFESGTPVTYTIKVTNHGPDLMGIDDTVTVTDAKAAGGTLVSVVASGSGAPFTCDTAIGAAIPADGVLDCSRPVGEDVRGLDNDETLTLVYSQVLSGSAPVLNTVSVTDRANPANNSAAATVAPAAPGVKLVKKGTPKKVARLGQKIKYTFKVTNTGNISLKTIAIAEQKFTGKGSLTPKCPKLPSTGLAPGASVTCKATYTVHKRDLVLGKVVNVAKATGTTPAGNPVESLPSKAKVKTPKLKQPRKNLPGTPNTGARVQHGR from the coding sequence ATGTTTGCTTCGACCCCCCGTTCCCATCGCGTCCGGCTTGCCGGTCTCGCGGCGCTCGCCACGGCGACCTCCGCCCTCGGCATCCTCGGCACCGCGCCGGCCTCCCACGCCGACCCCGCAGCCGACCCCGCCCCGACCGTGCTGGGCCTCGGCGCCTTCGAGATGTCCCCCGCGCCGGGCTCCTGCGCCGCCGTGGTCACCCTCGAGGGTGGCAACGGAGGCACCGCGGTCTCCGGCGGCAACGACGACCCGGACGCGCCCGACGACGACCCGCTGCAGGTCGGCGGCGGCCAGGGTGCCCGGGTGCAGTTCCGCATCCCGCTCGCCCCGACCGACGTGCTGACCGGCGTGGTCGGCCGCGGCGGTTCCGGCGGCGGCGTCGGCGGTGCGTCCGGCGATGACGCCGGCGGCAACGGCGGCCCCGGTGGTCACACCGGTGGTGGCGGCGGTGGCTACACCAGCTTCGTCCTCAACGGTACGACGATCGCGCTCGCCGGCGGCGGTGGTGGCTCCGGTGGTGGTCACAACCCCGACGCGGGCGGCGGCGGTCACGCCGGCGTGATCGAGGGTGCCGGCGCCTGGGCCGGCCAGGAAGGCGCCGCGGGCAACGACGCGGTCGCCAACACGCCCGGCGCGCCGGGTGCCGGTGGCGGCGGTGGCACCACCGCGCCCGGAGCCGGCGGGGTCCACGCGACCGACACCGCCAACAACGGTGCGCCCGGAGTCGGTCGCAACGGCGGCAACGGTGGCGGCCCGAACGGTGCCGACCAGGGTGGCGGCGGTGGCGCCGGCTACTACGGCGGCGGCGGTGGCGCGACCACCATCGGCGACGTGAACGGCGCCAACGGCCTGATCATCGGCGGCGGTGGCGGCGGTGGCTCCAGCTTCTTCGCCAACGCCCAGGGCGCGGTCTACATCGACCAGCCCACCGGTGGCTCGCTCGCGGAGAACACCCCGAGCCGCAACGGCACCGGCGAGATCGCCTGGGAGCCGTGCGACTACGACCTGTCGGTCACCAAGACGGCCGCGGCCGAGGTGTTCGAGTCCGGCACGCCGGTCACGTACACCATCAAGGTCACCAACCACGGTCCCGACCTGATGGGCATCGACGACACCGTCACCGTCACCGACGCCAAGGCGGCCGGCGGCACCCTCGTGTCCGTCGTGGCCAGCGGCAGCGGCGCGCCGTTCACCTGTGACACCGCGATCGGCGCGGCGATCCCGGCCGACGGCGTCCTCGACTGCTCGCGTCCGGTCGGCGAGGACGTCCGCGGCCTCGACAACGACGAGACCCTGACGCTCGTCTACAGCCAGGTCCTCAGCGGCAGCGCGCCGGTGCTCAACACCGTGAGCGTCACCGACCGCGCCAACCCGGCGAACAACTCCGCGGCGGCCACCGTGGCGCCGGCGGCGCCGGGCGTCAAGCTGGTCAAGAAGGGCACGCCGAAGAAGGTCGCCCGCCTCGGCCAGAAGATCAAGTACACCTTCAAGGTCACCAACACCGGCAACATCTCGCTGAAGACGATCGCCATCGCCGAGCAGAAGTTCACCGGCAAGGGCAGCCTGACCCCGAAGTGCCCGAAGCTCCCGTCGACCGGTCTCGCCCCGGGCGCGAGCGTTACCTGCAAGGCCACCTACACGGTCCACAAGCGTGACCTGGTCCTCGGCAAGGTCGTCAACGTCGCCAAGGCCACCGGCACCACGCCGGCCGGCAACCCGGTCGAGTCCCTGCCGTCCAAGGCGAAGGTCAAGACGCCCAAGCTGAAGCAGCCCCGGAAGAACCTGCCCGGTACGCCGAACACCGGCGCCCGGGTCCAGCACGGACGCTGA